The following are from one region of the Cloacibacterium normanense genome:
- a CDS encoding DEAD/DEAH box helicase, which yields MELQPIYEKLQIQEMNQMQKSTFQASENEQDIILLSPTGSGKTLAFLFPVLRNLQKDISGIQAIILVPARELALQIEQVFKNMGTDFKVTICYGGHDKKIEINNLTQAPAILIGTPGRIAYHLKNNNFEPKTIKTLVLDEFDKALELGFEEDMNFIISSLKNISQRFLTSATAMDNIPKFVGLENEKTINFLKLGEAKPNIQLKKVMTIPEEKLETLFKLICKIGNKRTLIFCNHRDAVDRISELLREKGIDRETFHGGMEQDERERALLKFRNDSTRILITTDLASRGLDIPEVESIVHYQLPPKEDAFIHRNGRTARMHAKGFAYLIMTEEENFPFIKGNTPEENITENYRIPAKTPFQTIYISAGKKDKVNKVDIVGYLIKKGELSKDDIGIIEVKDTTSYVAVARNKVKDVLKKLANEKLKGKKIKMEIAY from the coding sequence ATGGAATTACAACCAATTTATGAAAAACTGCAGATTCAGGAAATGAATCAAATGCAGAAATCTACCTTTCAAGCATCTGAAAACGAACAAGATATCATTTTACTTTCCCCAACAGGTTCGGGAAAAACGCTAGCGTTTTTGTTTCCAGTACTTAGAAATTTACAAAAAGATATTTCGGGAATTCAAGCGATTATTCTGGTTCCGGCAAGAGAATTGGCACTGCAAATAGAACAAGTTTTCAAAAATATGGGAACCGATTTCAAGGTGACTATTTGTTATGGTGGTCACGATAAAAAAATTGAAATCAATAATCTTACCCAAGCTCCTGCTATTTTAATTGGAACACCAGGAAGAATTGCGTATCACCTCAAAAATAATAATTTCGAGCCGAAAACCATCAAAACTTTGGTTTTAGATGAATTTGACAAAGCTTTAGAATTGGGCTTTGAAGAAGATATGAATTTTATTATCAGTTCTTTAAAAAATATCTCTCAGCGTTTTCTTACTTCTGCCACTGCGATGGATAATATTCCGAAATTTGTAGGATTAGAAAATGAAAAGACTATCAACTTTTTAAAATTAGGCGAAGCAAAACCTAATATTCAGCTAAAAAAAGTGATGACGATTCCAGAAGAAAAACTGGAAACACTTTTTAAACTCATTTGCAAAATCGGGAACAAAAGAACACTTATTTTCTGCAATCACAGAGATGCAGTGGATAGAATTTCTGAACTTTTAAGAGAAAAAGGCATCGATAGAGAAACCTTTCACGGTGGTATGGAACAAGACGAAAGAGAACGCGCTTTGTTGAAATTTAGAAACGATTCTACCCGAATTTTAATTACTACCGATTTGGCTTCCAGAGGTTTAGACATTCCAGAAGTAGAATCTATCGTGCATTATCAATTACCACCAAAAGAAGACGCTTTCATCCACAGAAACGGAAGAACTGCAAGAATGCATGCTAAAGGTTTTGCTTATTTAATTATGACTGAGGAAGAAAATTTCCCTTTCATTAAAGGAAATACGCCAGAAGAAAACATTACTGAAAATTACAGAATTCCTGCAAAAACACCTTTCCAAACCATCTACATCAGTGCAGGAAAAAAAGATAAAGTCAACAAAGTAGATATTGTAGGTTACCTTATCAAAAAAGGAGAATTGTCTAAAGATGATATTGGCATCATTGAAGTAAAAGACACTACTTCTTACGTTGCAGTTGCCCGAAACAAAGTGAAAGATGTTCTGAAAAAACTTGCCAACGAAAAGCTAAAAGGCAAGAAAATAAAAATGGAAATTGCTTATTAA
- the rpsA gene encoding 30S ribosomal protein S1: MSELTNQEALLNANVAPEQFDWDSFESGLDADARKEKNDLEEIYKGSLNDLSETDVIIGKVVRLTDKEAIVDINFKSEGVISLNEFRYNQGLQVGDEVEVMVDRREDKSGQLQLSHKKARTLKAWDRVNEYHESGEIVNGYVKSRTKGGMIVDVFGIEAFLPGSQIDVKPIKDYDQFVGKTMEFKVVKINPEFKNVVVSHKALIEADIEGQKKEIIAQLEKGQVLEGTVKNITSYGVFIDLGGVDGLIHITDLSWSRVNHPSEILSDGQVVKVVILDFDDEKTRIQLGMKQLEAHPWDALSADLKVGDKVKGKVVVLADYGAFVEVAPGVEGLIHVSEMSWSTHLRSAGDFVKIGDEVEAQVLTLDREERKISLGIKQLSTDPWADIQTKYPVGSQHVGTVRNFTNFGVFVELEEGIDGLIYISDLSWTKKIKHPSEFCAVGDKLDVIVLELDTEARRLSLGHKQLTENPWDKFETKYAEGTVHSGKTTDVFDKGAQVQFEDAEVEAFAPSRLLEKEDGSKIKKGETADFKVIEFNKEFKRVVVSHTGIFRDEEKKAAKESKPAASSSGEEKSTLGDIDALAELKKRMEEGK; this comes from the coding sequence ATGTCTGAATTGACAAACCAAGAAGCATTATTAAATGCAAACGTAGCACCAGAACAATTTGATTGGGATTCTTTTGAATCAGGTCTTGACGCTGATGCAAGAAAAGAAAAAAATGATTTAGAAGAAATCTACAAAGGTTCTCTTAATGATCTTTCTGAAACTGATGTAATCATCGGTAAAGTAGTAAGATTAACTGATAAAGAAGCGATTGTAGATATCAATTTCAAATCAGAAGGTGTAATTTCTCTTAACGAATTCCGTTACAACCAAGGTTTACAAGTAGGTGATGAAGTAGAAGTAATGGTAGACAGAAGAGAAGATAAATCTGGTCAATTACAATTATCTCACAAAAAAGCGAGAACGCTTAAAGCTTGGGATAGAGTAAATGAATATCACGAGTCTGGAGAAATCGTAAATGGTTACGTAAAATCTAGAACTAAAGGTGGTATGATTGTAGATGTTTTCGGTATCGAAGCATTCTTACCAGGTTCTCAAATTGATGTTAAACCAATCAAAGATTACGATCAATTCGTAGGTAAAACTATGGAATTCAAAGTGGTGAAAATCAACCCAGAATTCAAAAACGTAGTAGTATCTCACAAAGCGTTAATCGAAGCTGATATTGAAGGTCAGAAAAAAGAAATCATCGCTCAATTAGAAAAAGGACAAGTTCTTGAAGGAACTGTTAAAAACATTACTTCTTACGGAGTATTCATCGATTTAGGAGGTGTAGATGGTCTTATCCACATTACAGATCTTTCTTGGTCTAGAGTTAACCATCCATCAGAAATTCTTTCTGACGGACAAGTAGTAAAAGTGGTTATCCTTGATTTCGATGATGAGAAAACTAGAATCCAATTAGGTATGAAGCAATTAGAAGCTCATCCTTGGGATGCTCTTTCTGCTGACTTAAAAGTAGGTGATAAAGTAAAAGGAAAAGTAGTAGTTCTTGCTGACTATGGTGCATTCGTAGAAGTAGCTCCAGGTGTAGAAGGATTAATTCACGTTTCTGAAATGTCTTGGAGCACTCACTTAAGAAGTGCAGGTGATTTCGTGAAAATTGGTGACGAAGTAGAAGCACAAGTTCTTACTTTAGATAGAGAAGAAAGAAAAATTTCTTTAGGTATCAAACAACTTTCTACAGATCCTTGGGCTGATATCCAAACTAAATATCCAGTTGGTTCTCAACACGTTGGTACTGTAAGAAACTTCACTAACTTTGGTGTTTTCGTAGAATTAGAAGAAGGAATTGATGGTTTAATCTACATTTCTGATCTTTCTTGGACTAAGAAAATCAAACATCCATCTGAGTTCTGTGCTGTAGGTGATAAACTAGACGTAATCGTTCTAGAATTAGATACTGAAGCTAGAAGACTTTCTTTAGGTCACAAACAATTGACTGAAAATCCTTGGGATAAATTCGAAACTAAATATGCTGAAGGAACTGTTCACTCAGGAAAAACTACAGATGTTTTCGACAAAGGTGCTCAAGTTCAGTTCGAAGATGCTGAAGTAGAAGCTTTCGCTCCTTCTAGATTATTAGAAAAAGAAGATGGTTCTAAAATCAAAAAAGGTGAAACTGCTGATTTCAAAGTAATCGAGTTCAACAAAGAATTTAAAAGAGTAGTAGTATCTCACACTGGTATCTTCAGAGATGAAGAGAAAAAAGCTGCAAAGGAATCTAAGCCAGCTGCATCTTCTTCAGGTGAAGAAAAATCTACACTTGGTGATATCGATGCTTTAGCAGAATTAAAGAAAAGAATGGAAGAAGGTAAATAA